Proteins encoded within one genomic window of Macrotis lagotis isolate mMagLag1 chromosome 3, bilby.v1.9.chrom.fasta, whole genome shotgun sequence:
- the MRPL23 gene encoding large ribosomal subunit protein uL23m — MARNVLYPLYQAGNPQLRIFRTNFFIQLVRPGTAQPEDTVQFRIPMEMTRIDLKNYLQSIYNVPVAAVRTRIQHGSNKRRDHRNVRIKQPDYKVAYVQLAHGQTFKFPDLFPERELSPEAGSMDEIQNQFVEDERQRQKGDPRRGGVPDWFGL; from the exons ATGGCCCGCAACGTCCT GTACCCCCTGTACCAGGCTGGAAACCCCCAGCTGCGCATCTTCCGCACCAACTTCTTCATCCAGCTGGTGAGGCCCGGCACAGCCCAGCCCGAGGACACCGTGCAGTTCCGAATCCCCATGGA AATGACCAGAATCGACCTCAAGAATTATCTCCAGAGCATCTACAACGTGCCAGTGGCTGCGGTGAGAACCAGGATCCAGCACG GTTCCAACAAGAGGAGAGACCACCGGAACGTGCGCATAAAGCAGCCAGATTACAAGGTGGCCTATGTCCAGCTG GCTCACGGACAGACCTTCAAGTTCCCGGATCTGTTTCCCGAGAGAGAACTGAGCCCCGAAGCTGGTTCCATGGATGAGATCCAAAACCAGTTTGTGGAGGACGAGCGGCAGAGGCAGAAGGGCGACCCTCGGCGCGGGGGTGTCCCCGACTGGTTTGGTTTGTGA